From Micromonospora nigra, one genomic window encodes:
- a CDS encoding acyl-CoA dehydrogenase family protein — protein MTPVRLTAEVDYRALVRTAISGIDRDRRRSWERAGHLPRTIITELATHGVFRERWAPGATGGLPRLVAMAEELSGCDSGLALAAMGHSEVFIGALTWLADGSAQHALLEDALDGQAVGCFGATEPQGGSDLSGVRSTATREADGWRLVGRKRYISNLGGATHLLAVARVAGSGPRDLALFLVPLATPGVCVEGFFATAGLRSCDVGEVSFDVPLGPGALLGAPGMGLAYASRLLQFERMSICAQLLTAGRMALGLAAAHARQRKLGDGPLLGKQAVRHRLAQAHAQLTVAEAALRDTVARGVAGVGFAHEAAALKLIVSDVVERVTDDCLQVFGARGYTTNFPLEGWWRDVRLARIGGGADEVLTELLASRLALADPRFDAELDRLMTADIPRR, from the coding sequence ATGACGCCGGTGCGGTTGACGGCCGAGGTGGACTACCGCGCCCTGGTGCGTACCGCGATCTCCGGCATCGACCGGGACCGCAGGCGGAGCTGGGAGCGGGCCGGACACCTGCCCAGGACGATCATCACCGAACTCGCCACCCACGGCGTCTTCCGCGAGCGGTGGGCGCCGGGCGCGACGGGTGGGCTGCCTCGGCTGGTCGCCATGGCGGAGGAACTGAGTGGGTGCGACAGCGGACTGGCCCTCGCCGCGATGGGCCACAGCGAGGTGTTCATCGGTGCGTTGACCTGGCTCGCCGACGGCAGCGCCCAGCACGCCCTGCTGGAGGACGCGCTCGACGGACAGGCTGTGGGCTGCTTCGGGGCCACCGAGCCGCAGGGCGGATCGGACCTGTCCGGGGTGCGCAGCACGGCGACGCGGGAGGCGGACGGCTGGCGGCTGGTCGGCCGCAAGCGCTACATCTCGAACCTGGGCGGAGCCACCCACCTGCTGGCCGTGGCCCGGGTCGCCGGCAGCGGGCCCCGTGACCTTGCCCTGTTCCTGGTGCCGCTGGCCACCCCGGGGGTGTGCGTCGAAGGGTTCTTCGCCACCGCGGGTCTACGCTCGTGCGACGTCGGTGAGGTGTCCTTCGACGTGCCGCTCGGTCCCGGGGCGCTGCTCGGCGCCCCCGGGATGGGTCTGGCCTACGCCAGCCGGCTGCTCCAGTTCGAGCGGATGTCGATCTGCGCCCAACTGCTCACCGCCGGACGGATGGCGCTGGGCCTCGCCGCCGCCCACGCCCGGCAGCGGAAGCTGGGCGACGGCCCGTTGCTGGGCAAACAGGCGGTCCGGCACCGGCTGGCCCAGGCCCACGCCCAGCTCACCGTCGCCGAGGCCGCCCTGCGGGACACCGTGGCCCGCGGCGTCGCCGGTGTGGGCTTCGCCCACGAGGCCGCCGCCCTCAAACTGATCGTCAGCGACGTCGTGGAGCGGGTCACCGACGACTGCCTCCAAGTCTTCGGGGCCCGGGGCTACACCACGAACTTCCCGCTGGAAGGTTGGTGGCGCGACGTGCGGTTGGCCCGCATCGGCGGTGGGGCCGACGAGGTGCTCACCGAGCTGCTCGCGTCCCGCCTCGCCCTGGCCGATCCCCGGTTCGACGCCGAGCTCGACCGACTGATGACGGCCGACATCCCCCGACGATAG
- a CDS encoding branched-chain amino acid transaminase, protein MMTDAKVWLDGRLVDWDAAHVHVSAHGLHYGIGFFEGVRCHGTPQGPAIFRLTDHLQRLARSAATYLVRLPYGVDDLAEACRSVVRANGLTDAYLRPIVFLGPGANPLQASYQVAVIASANGPLVGGAKDAGVRAKVASFQRMPSHVLPPAAKATGQYLNSYLAQMEALTSGYDEAILLNTEGHVTDGWAHNLFVVRDGELRTPHLASGALEGVVRDTVLTVAAEAGIPARADVLVRTDLYHADECFLTGTAAGIVPVLSVDGRTVGTGKVGPLTQQLVDRYADLSTGRVPEHAQWRELVG, encoded by the coding sequence ATGATGACCGATGCCAAGGTGTGGCTGGACGGTCGCCTGGTCGACTGGGATGCGGCCCACGTCCACGTCAGCGCCCACGGTCTGCACTACGGGATCGGGTTCTTCGAGGGGGTGCGGTGCCACGGCACCCCGCAGGGACCGGCGATCTTCCGACTCACCGACCACCTCCAGCGGTTGGCCCGCTCCGCGGCGACCTACCTGGTGCGCCTGCCCTACGGCGTCGACGACCTCGCCGAGGCGTGCCGGTCCGTGGTCCGCGCCAACGGACTGACCGACGCGTACCTGCGCCCGATCGTCTTCCTCGGCCCCGGAGCGAACCCGTTGCAGGCGTCCTACCAGGTCGCGGTCATCGCCTCCGCCAACGGCCCGCTCGTCGGCGGCGCCAAGGACGCCGGGGTACGCGCCAAGGTGGCCAGCTTCCAGCGGATGCCCTCCCACGTCCTGCCGCCCGCGGCCAAGGCCACCGGCCAGTACCTCAACTCCTACCTGGCCCAGATGGAGGCGCTCACCAGCGGGTACGACGAGGCCATCCTGCTCAACACCGAGGGCCACGTCACCGACGGCTGGGCGCACAACCTCTTCGTCGTCCGCGACGGCGAGCTGCGGACGCCGCACCTGGCCTCGGGCGCGCTCGAAGGCGTCGTCCGGGACACCGTTCTGACCGTGGCCGCCGAGGCCGGCATTCCCGCCCGCGCCGACGTCCTGGTGCGCACCGACCTTTACCACGCCGACGAGTGTTTCCTCACCGGCACCGCTGCCGGGATCGTGCCGGTGCTCAGCGTCGACGGGCGTACGGTCGGCACCGGCAAGGTGGGGCCACTGACCCAGCAACTCGTCGACCGGTACGCCGACCTGAGCACCGGACGTGTCCCCGAGCACGCGCAGTGGCGGGAACTGGTCGGATGA
- a CDS encoding response regulator transcription factor: MQEASIIRSPQETQGLAVLVSIDNELTRCGLIQMLADLPMVTTVHPGADPQATIRLLETGDYQLVIVSAESPRGGTDEVLAVAARTGTSSLFLLRQPEDALMPEVAALSVDGFLLESGLNRTVLADSLHKLRHGEMPIPGSLARRILDELRTVGKPRSDPSFMLTPRERQALKLLAEGLSNKQIARRLGISEHGAKRHVGNVLAKLNCPNRTVAVTVALNHGLLAEETVQPPDPAVVSLRRRIASVPEQQQWGKGGRA; this comes from the coding sequence ATGCAAGAGGCGAGCATCATCCGATCTCCGCAGGAAACGCAGGGACTTGCCGTACTGGTGTCGATCGACAACGAGCTGACTCGCTGCGGTCTGATCCAGATGCTGGCCGACCTGCCGATGGTCACCACGGTGCATCCCGGAGCCGACCCGCAGGCCACCATACGGCTACTGGAGACGGGGGACTACCAGCTTGTGATCGTCTCGGCGGAGAGTCCCCGTGGCGGCACCGACGAGGTTCTCGCGGTCGCCGCCCGTACCGGCACGTCGTCGTTGTTCCTGCTCCGGCAGCCGGAGGATGCCCTGATGCCGGAGGTCGCCGCCCTCTCGGTGGACGGCTTCCTGCTGGAGTCCGGGTTGAACCGCACCGTCCTCGCCGACAGTCTGCACAAGCTGCGGCACGGCGAGATGCCCATCCCCGGTTCGCTGGCTCGGCGCATTCTCGATGAGCTGCGCACCGTTGGCAAGCCCCGATCAGACCCGTCTTTCATGCTCACGCCCCGGGAGCGGCAGGCTCTTAAGCTCTTGGCCGAAGGGCTCAGCAACAAGCAGATAGCCCGACGGCTCGGCATCTCCGAGCACGGCGCGAAGCGGCACGTGGGCAACGTCCTGGCGAAACTCAACTGTCCGAACCGGACGGTGGCGGTGACCGTCGCCCTCAACCACGGCCTGCTGGCCGAGGAGACGGTGCAGCCGCCGGACCCCGCTGTGGTCAGTCTCCGCCGTCGCATCGCGTCAGTACCGGAACAGCAGCAGTGGGGCAAGGGAGGGAGAGCATGA
- a CDS encoding alpha/beta fold hydrolase, whose amino-acid sequence MTVLRLCGVLAFLALGLAVAWSAVFAVARVTTHPGVFLLAGLAAYTAVLALGGWLLTRNLAERPRRRARVVGAAVAMSLVLAPALWEAATPPPEPDFGPPPAGLRYWELPDGTRLAAVRVAGRPQPAGDPVVFLHGGPGVAHLDHDLRVLGQLADTGRDVWLYDQIGAGRSSRLADPTGYSLDRSVSDLEEVRRRIGTERITLIGHSYGATIAATYLARHPTRVSGFVAVSPGRLVPEVGDVSGTGMIERLTPRQRLAVLGTALQPRAMLTWSLVKADPRAAHAFSGDREMDARFATLYRHSAPGLVCEGNRPPSAPDRPGFYANQVPLQITRPAPDIRPALAQVTVPTLLLKGACDYLPWSIVADYRRSIPDSRLVYFARSGHQIFTEQESEFLDVVRAFLADAPLPTPARPDLEPPASFEGPR is encoded by the coding sequence GTGACCGTTTTGCGCTTATGCGGGGTATTAGCATTCCTGGCGCTCGGGCTCGCCGTGGCCTGGTCGGCGGTGTTCGCCGTCGCCCGGGTGACCACCCACCCCGGCGTCTTCCTGCTGGCCGGCCTGGCCGCCTACACGGCCGTGCTGGCCCTGGGCGGGTGGCTTCTCACGCGTAACCTCGCCGAGAGGCCGAGGCGACGGGCCCGCGTGGTCGGGGCGGCGGTCGCCATGTCCCTCGTGCTGGCACCCGCCCTCTGGGAGGCTGCGACCCCGCCCCCGGAGCCTGATTTCGGGCCGCCGCCGGCCGGACTGCGGTACTGGGAGCTGCCCGACGGCACCCGGCTGGCCGCGGTGCGGGTTGCGGGCCGCCCGCAGCCGGCCGGCGACCCCGTCGTCTTCCTGCACGGCGGCCCCGGCGTCGCGCACCTGGACCACGACCTGCGGGTCCTGGGACAGCTCGCCGACACCGGTCGGGACGTCTGGCTCTACGACCAGATCGGTGCCGGCCGGTCCAGCCGGCTGGCCGACCCCACCGGTTACTCCCTCGACCGTAGCGTCTCGGACCTCGAAGAGGTGCGCCGGCGCATCGGCACCGAGCGGATCACCCTGATCGGCCACTCCTACGGAGCGACCATCGCGGCCACCTACCTGGCCCGGCATCCCACCCGCGTCTCGGGATTCGTCGCCGTCTCGCCGGGCCGGTTGGTGCCCGAGGTCGGCGACGTCAGCGGCACGGGCATGATCGAACGGCTCACCCCCCGGCAGCGACTCGCCGTGCTCGGCACGGCACTGCAACCCCGGGCCATGCTCACGTGGAGTCTCGTCAAGGCCGATCCCCGCGCGGCCCACGCGTTCTCCGGCGACCGGGAGATGGACGCGCGGTTCGCCACCCTGTACCGACACTCCGCGCCGGGCCTGGTCTGTGAGGGCAACCGACCCCCCTCGGCGCCGGACCGACCCGGCTTCTACGCCAACCAGGTGCCCCTGCAGATCACCCGGCCCGCACCGGACATCCGGCCGGCACTGGCGCAGGTGACGGTGCCGACCCTGCTCCTCAAGGGCGCCTGCGACTACCTGCCCTGGTCGATCGTGGCGGACTACCGCCGCAGCATCCCCGACAGCCGGCTGGTCTACTTCGCCCGCTCGGGGCACCAGATCTTCACCGAGCAGGAGAGCGAGTTCCTCGACGTCGTCCGGGCCTTCCTGGCGGACGCCCCGCTGCCGACGCCCGCCCGGCCGGACCTGGAACCGCCCGCGAGCTTCGAGGGCCCCCGGTGA
- a CDS encoding beta-ketoacyl-ACP synthase 3, with translation MGVPVDRAVPATIVGTGGYLPERVVTNQEVCAGIDSTDEWIVRRSGIRRRRFAGPDETLALMGHAAATKALAAGGVPVDRVDCVIATTMSHLRQAPAVAAQVADLLGPGANVAAAFDLNAGCAGFCYALGLARDMVAAGSAEHVLVVGAERMSDIVDPRDRGSAFLFGDGAGAVVVGPGAAPGISRVVWGSDSVQGSAISQPRPWSDLRDQPGTPWPYLHLEGPAVFRWATTRMHRVASEALDVAGVKATDLAAFVPHQANMRITDALVDSLALPESVMVARDVADLGNTAAASVPLAIDALVSRSPEVRGGLALLLGFGAGLLYAGQVVRLP, from the coding sequence ATGGGCGTGCCGGTTGACCGGGCCGTACCCGCGACGATCGTGGGAACCGGTGGCTACCTGCCCGAGCGGGTCGTCACCAACCAGGAGGTCTGCGCCGGCATCGACTCGACCGACGAATGGATCGTGCGCCGGTCCGGGATCCGGCGACGCCGGTTCGCGGGCCCGGACGAGACCCTGGCCCTCATGGGGCACGCGGCCGCCACGAAGGCCCTGGCGGCCGGCGGTGTACCGGTCGACCGCGTCGACTGCGTCATCGCGACGACGATGAGCCATCTGCGGCAGGCGCCCGCGGTGGCGGCGCAGGTCGCCGACCTGCTGGGCCCGGGGGCGAACGTCGCGGCGGCGTTCGACCTCAACGCGGGGTGCGCGGGGTTCTGCTATGCGCTCGGCCTGGCCCGCGACATGGTGGCAGCGGGATCTGCCGAGCACGTCCTGGTGGTGGGAGCCGAGCGGATGAGTGACATCGTCGATCCGCGGGATCGGGGTTCGGCGTTCCTCTTCGGCGACGGCGCCGGAGCGGTGGTGGTCGGCCCCGGCGCGGCACCGGGGATCTCCCGGGTGGTCTGGGGCTCCGACAGCGTCCAGGGCTCGGCCATCTCGCAACCCCGGCCCTGGTCGGACCTGCGCGACCAGCCGGGTACGCCCTGGCCCTACCTGCACCTGGAGGGGCCCGCGGTCTTCCGCTGGGCGACGACCCGGATGCACCGGGTGGCGTCGGAGGCGCTGGACGTGGCGGGAGTGAAGGCGACCGATCTCGCCGCGTTCGTACCGCACCAGGCGAACATGAGGATCACCGACGCGCTGGTGGACTCGCTCGCACTGCCCGAGTCGGTGATGGTGGCCCGCGACGTCGCGGATCTCGGCAACACCGCCGCCGCGTCGGTGCCGCTGGCGATCGACGCTCTGGTGAGCCGGTCGCCGGAGGTGCGCGGCGGTCTCGCGTTGCTGCTCGGGTTCGGTGCTGGTCTGCTCTATGCCGGTCAGGTGGTGCGGCTGCCCTGA
- a CDS encoding MMPL family transporter: MQNKPLTVRIARWSAAHAWRAIALWVVFVAACLTAGALVEVNEMSVEDGAVGESGRAVALVRAGGFDERATENVLITARAGRLDRAAAMAAAQRTVEVMRTQPGVASVTGPLEAPDGDAVLVRLTLTDDAQTAKTRIEPLLAATEEVQRSHPRLRVEQVGEASVQRGLDETLARDFRRAEFTSLPVSLLILVVAFGALVAAAVPVLLALSAVGAAIGLATLASHLVPAVNSVNSVVLLIGMAVGVDYSLFYLRREREERLRGADRLGSVEIAAETSGHAVIVSGVAVIVSMAGLYLANDAVFASFATGSILVIAVAMVGSLTVLPALLVLLGPRVDRPRVPVLWRLGNRGGRSRLWPVILRPALRHPWLTLAVSLGLLLALAAPALDMRLRFPGTEDLPRSTAVMQGYDRLTAAFPSTGIAHQVVVRAPAERSGEVRAALTDLHRRTLSDPLFAHERPEPAIDVSADGRTSTLRVSTPYPARTEQARDSLTELRGELLPATVAGVPGAEYAVGGPVASDLDYAEHVRAKLPLVIGFVLLLTFLVMAVTFRAPVVALTAIVLNLFSVAAAYGLVTVVFQGTWAEGLLDFRSIDAVVSWLPLFLFVILFGLSMDYHVFVVSRIREAVRRGAGDRDAVAQGITASASVITSAAVVMVAVFAIFGTLSTIDMKQIGIGLAAAILIDATIIRALVLPAAMTVLGRANWWTPRVLRRPTDDHDGSAAARPELVTARDSVR, translated from the coding sequence GTGCAGAACAAGCCCTTGACCGTTCGGATCGCCCGCTGGAGTGCCGCACACGCCTGGCGGGCGATCGCGCTCTGGGTCGTCTTCGTGGCCGCCTGTCTGACCGCCGGGGCGCTGGTCGAGGTCAACGAGATGTCCGTGGAGGACGGCGCCGTCGGGGAGTCCGGGCGGGCGGTCGCCCTCGTCAGGGCAGGCGGCTTCGACGAGCGGGCGACCGAGAACGTGCTGATCACCGCGCGGGCGGGCCGGCTGGACCGGGCAGCGGCGATGGCGGCGGCACAGCGCACCGTCGAGGTGATGCGCACCCAGCCCGGGGTCGCCTCGGTCACCGGCCCACTCGAGGCTCCGGACGGGGACGCCGTCCTCGTGCGGCTCACCCTGACCGACGACGCGCAGACCGCGAAGACGCGGATCGAGCCGCTGCTCGCCGCCACCGAGGAGGTGCAGCGATCCCATCCCCGGCTGCGGGTCGAACAGGTCGGTGAGGCTTCGGTGCAGAGGGGTCTCGACGAGACTCTCGCCCGGGACTTCCGTCGAGCGGAGTTCACCAGTCTGCCGGTGAGCCTGCTCATCCTCGTGGTCGCCTTCGGCGCGCTGGTGGCGGCCGCGGTGCCCGTCCTGCTCGCGCTCTCCGCGGTCGGTGCCGCCATCGGCCTGGCCACGCTCGCCAGTCACCTGGTGCCCGCGGTGAACTCCGTCAACAGCGTCGTCCTGCTCATCGGGATGGCGGTCGGGGTCGACTACTCCCTGTTCTATCTGCGGCGTGAACGGGAGGAGCGGCTCCGGGGGGCGGACCGGCTCGGATCGGTGGAGATCGCCGCGGAGACGTCGGGTCACGCGGTGATCGTCTCCGGAGTCGCCGTCATCGTCTCCATGGCCGGGCTCTACCTGGCCAACGACGCCGTCTTCGCCTCGTTCGCGACCGGGTCGATCCTGGTGATCGCCGTCGCGATGGTCGGTTCCCTGACCGTCCTGCCTGCGCTGCTCGTCCTGCTCGGTCCCCGGGTGGACCGGCCGAGGGTGCCGGTGCTGTGGCGGTTGGGCAACCGGGGCGGCCGGTCCCGGTTGTGGCCGGTGATCCTGCGTCCCGCTCTGCGTCACCCCTGGCTGACCCTGGCGGTGTCGCTGGGGCTGCTGCTGGCGCTGGCCGCGCCCGCCCTGGACATGCGGCTGCGCTTTCCCGGTACCGAGGACCTTCCGCGATCCACCGCCGTCATGCAGGGCTACGACCGGCTCACCGCCGCCTTCCCGTCGACCGGCATCGCCCACCAGGTGGTGGTGCGTGCCCCGGCCGAGCGGTCCGGGGAGGTACGCGCGGCGCTGACCGATCTGCACCGGCGCACGCTGAGTGACCCGCTGTTCGCCCACGAGCGGCCGGAACCGGCGATCGACGTCTCGGCCGACGGGCGGACCAGCACGCTGCGCGTCTCCACCCCGTATCCGGCGCGCACCGAGCAGGCCCGCGACTCCCTGACCGAACTGCGCGGGGAACTGTTACCGGCCACCGTGGCCGGTGTTCCCGGCGCCGAGTACGCCGTGGGCGGGCCGGTGGCCAGTGACCTCGACTACGCGGAGCACGTCCGTGCGAAGCTGCCGCTCGTCATCGGCTTCGTCCTGCTGCTGACCTTCCTCGTGATGGCCGTGACCTTCCGGGCTCCGGTGGTGGCACTCACCGCCATCGTGCTCAACCTGTTCTCCGTGGCCGCCGCCTACGGCCTGGTCACAGTGGTCTTCCAGGGCACCTGGGCGGAGGGCCTGCTCGACTTCCGGTCCATCGACGCGGTGGTGTCGTGGCTGCCCCTGTTCCTGTTCGTCATCCTGTTCGGGCTGTCCATGGACTACCACGTCTTCGTGGTCAGCCGGATCCGCGAGGCGGTGCGCCGTGGTGCCGGCGACCGGGACGCGGTCGCGCAGGGCATCACCGCCTCGGCGAGTGTGATCACCAGCGCGGCGGTGGTCATGGTCGCGGTCTTCGCCATCTTCGGCACGCTCTCCACGATCGACATGAAGCAGATCGGGATCGGGCTCGCCGCGGCGATCCTGATCGACGCCACCATCATCCGCGCGTTGGTGCTGCCGGCGGCGATGACCGTCCTCGGACGGGCGAACTGGTGGACGCCCCGCGTCCTCCGACGTCCTACGGACGACCACGACGGCTCCGCCGCGGCGCGGCCGGAACTGGTGACCGCCCGGGACTCCGTCCGGTGA
- the kynU gene encoding kynureninase — translation MRDDFPRYLAKELDVADPLAELRDRFVINDDDLIYLDGNSLGRLPAATPDFLARLVRDGWGTGLVRSWPTWIDWGRRLGDQLARHALGARPGEVVISDSTSVNLYKLAGAALDATPDRGTILVDAEEFPTDRYILQGLAEQRGRILRRLPSDLDQGLRPDTLRAALDSDVALVVLSAVSYRSGALLDMAAVNAAAREVGAYVLWDLSHAVGAVPVQLTASGADLAVGCTYKYLNGGPGAPAFLYVREELQATLRQPIWGWFGQRDQFQMRSDYEPAGDLDRFLVGTPPILSVAAVEPALAVLAEAGIERIRQKGLRLGELIVELADAWLAPHGFSLASPRDPHRRGGHVSLSHPEALRISRALAAEARVVGDFRVPDRLRLCAAPLYTRFVDVWDAMDRLRDVAEQRSYLRLPATPSRLT, via the coding sequence ATGCGAGATGACTTCCCCCGGTACCTGGCCAAGGAACTGGATGTCGCCGATCCGTTGGCCGAGCTGCGCGACCGGTTCGTGATCAACGACGACGACCTGATCTACCTCGACGGCAACTCCCTGGGGCGCCTTCCGGCCGCGACGCCGGACTTCCTGGCCCGGCTGGTGCGCGACGGCTGGGGCACCGGTCTCGTCCGGTCCTGGCCGACCTGGATCGACTGGGGCAGACGGTTGGGCGACCAACTCGCCCGGCATGCCCTCGGTGCCCGGCCGGGTGAGGTGGTCATCTCCGACTCCACCTCGGTCAACCTCTACAAGCTGGCGGGTGCCGCCCTGGACGCCACTCCCGACCGGGGCACCATCCTCGTCGACGCGGAGGAGTTCCCGACCGACCGCTACATCCTCCAGGGCCTGGCCGAGCAGCGGGGCCGCATCCTGCGGAGGCTGCCCTCCGACCTCGATCAGGGGCTCCGGCCCGACACGCTACGGGCCGCGCTGGACAGCGACGTCGCACTGGTGGTGCTCTCCGCCGTCTCCTACCGGTCGGGCGCGCTGCTGGACATGGCGGCCGTCAACGCGGCGGCCCGGGAGGTCGGGGCGTACGTCCTCTGGGACCTGTCGCACGCGGTCGGCGCGGTCCCGGTGCAGCTGACCGCCTCCGGCGCGGACCTGGCCGTCGGGTGCACCTACAAGTATCTCAACGGTGGGCCCGGCGCCCCCGCCTTCCTCTACGTACGCGAGGAGTTGCAGGCCACCCTGCGCCAGCCCATCTGGGGCTGGTTCGGCCAACGCGACCAGTTCCAGATGCGGTCCGACTACGAACCGGCGGGCGACCTCGACCGCTTCCTGGTCGGCACCCCGCCGATCCTCTCCGTGGCCGCTGTCGAACCGGCGTTGGCGGTGTTGGCGGAGGCCGGCATCGAACGGATACGGCAGAAGGGGCTCCGGCTCGGTGAGCTGATCGTCGAACTGGCGGACGCCTGGCTGGCCCCACACGGCTTCTCGCTCGCCTCGCCCCGCGATCCGCACCGGCGCGGCGGTCACGTGTCGTTGAGCCACCCCGAGGCCCTGCGGATCTCCCGGGCGCTCGCCGCCGAGGCGCGCGTGGTCGGCGACTTCCGGGTCCCCGACCGACTCCGGCTGTGTGCCGCTCCGCTCTACACCCGCTTCGTCGACGTCTGGGACGCGATGGACCGGCTCCGGGACGTCGCGGAGCAGCGGTCCTACCTGCGACTGCCCGCGACGCCCTCCAGGCTCACCTGA
- a CDS encoding ArsR/SmtB family transcription factor: MHDVGTVETTTPAISPLAGEPIERADAERLAGVLKAFADPARLRLLSLIQSAPEGEASVSDLTEPLGLSQPTVSHHLRILAEAGLIERDKRGVWAYYRLVPSAIAAIAESLTPPRKRATKKTR; the protein is encoded by the coding sequence ATGCATGACGTGGGAACCGTGGAGACTACGACGCCTGCCATCTCGCCCCTCGCGGGCGAGCCGATCGAACGCGCCGATGCCGAGCGGCTCGCGGGGGTGCTGAAAGCGTTCGCCGACCCGGCCCGGTTGCGGCTGCTCAGCCTGATCCAGTCCGCCCCGGAAGGGGAGGCGTCCGTCAGTGACCTCACCGAGCCGCTCGGGCTGTCCCAGCCGACCGTGAGTCATCACCTTCGGATCCTCGCCGAGGCCGGTCTGATCGAGCGCGACAAACGGGGTGTCTGGGCGTACTACCGCCTGGTGCCGTCCGCGATCGCGGCGATCGCCGAATCGTTGACGCCGCCTCGCAAGCGGGCGACGAAGAAGACCCGCTGA
- a CDS encoding FAD-binding oxidoreductase translates to MVVAPAPLTRLADQLTGHLLTPSDPEYVSCRLPFLAVGDERLPQAVVRAAGTADISAALAFARTHGLDVALRSGGHSFADRSSTTGLLLDLGALRELRRDGDLVTAGPGLRMHELRRQLAVDDRTVSCGWCPDVGLGGAVLGGGYGSLSRLYGLGSDHLVAAEVVLADGRILWCDAEREPELFWTLRGAGGGLLGAVTSFVLRTRPAVPATFFECRWPVRHAADIIGTWLSWAPEAPDEINAEVGLIGPYDPAEEPWVAVFGVSVGAGTAFLDRFAPEPEQVAIRDLPASVAAAVSYPELPEDLEVTGPPWGTSPGRRLARSEFFDATLTPAVVAALIGHLTTGRVTGQARELEFIPWGGAYGRVAPQATAFVHRRARFILKHTGYTIRRSTPDVRQETQRWVDRSWAITHPLGSGRIYPNYPEPGRSPLDAAYHGGNVDRVRRAVARYDPDAVFTA, encoded by the coding sequence GTGGTTGTCGCTCCAGCACCGTTGACCCGACTCGCCGACCAGCTGACCGGGCATCTGCTGACCCCGTCGGACCCGGAGTACGTCAGCTGCCGGCTGCCGTTTCTCGCCGTCGGCGACGAGCGGTTACCGCAGGCCGTGGTGCGGGCCGCCGGTACCGCCGACATCTCGGCGGCCCTGGCCTTCGCTCGGACCCACGGGCTGGACGTGGCGCTGCGCAGCGGCGGGCACAGCTTCGCCGACCGGTCCAGCACCACCGGGCTGCTGCTGGACCTCGGTGCCCTGCGGGAGCTGCGCCGCGACGGCGACCTGGTCACCGCCGGCCCCGGGCTGCGCATGCACGAGCTGCGGCGTCAGTTGGCCGTCGACGACCGGACCGTCTCCTGTGGCTGGTGTCCGGACGTCGGCCTCGGCGGTGCGGTCCTCGGCGGCGGATACGGCAGCCTCAGCCGCCTCTACGGACTGGGCAGTGACCATCTGGTCGCCGCCGAGGTGGTACTCGCCGACGGCCGTATCCTCTGGTGTGACGCCGAGCGTGAACCGGAGCTGTTCTGGACGCTGCGGGGCGCCGGCGGCGGACTGCTCGGTGCCGTCACCTCGTTCGTGCTGCGAACCCGGCCAGCGGTACCGGCGACGTTCTTCGAGTGCCGGTGGCCGGTACGGCACGCGGCCGACATCATCGGGACCTGGCTGAGCTGGGCGCCGGAGGCACCCGACGAGATCAACGCCGAGGTCGGGTTGATCGGCCCGTACGACCCCGCAGAGGAGCCCTGGGTTGCCGTGTTCGGCGTGAGCGTCGGCGCGGGGACCGCGTTCCTGGACCGGTTCGCCCCCGAACCGGAGCAGGTCGCCATCCGTGACCTGCCGGCCAGCGTCGCGGCAGCGGTGAGCTACCCCGAGCTACCCGAGGATCTTGAGGTGACCGGCCCGCCCTGGGGAACCTCGCCGGGCCGTCGGCTGGCCCGCTCCGAGTTCTTCGACGCTACCCTGACCCCGGCGGTGGTGGCGGCACTGATCGGGCACCTGACCACCGGCCGGGTCACCGGGCAGGCACGCGAACTGGAGTTCATCCCCTGGGGCGGTGCCTACGGTCGGGTCGCCCCGCAGGCCACCGCCTTCGTCCACCGCCGGGCCCGCTTCATTCTCAAACACACCGGCTACACGATCCGCCGGAGCACTCCCGACGTCCGGCAGGAGACACAGCGGTGGGTCGACCGGTCCTGGGCGATCACCCATCCACTGGGCTCTGGGCGGATCTATCCGAACTACCCGGAACCTGGCCGTTCGCCGCTGGACGCCGCCTACCACGGCGGAAACGTCGACCGGGTACGTCGTGCCGTGGCCCGCTACGACCCGGACGCCGTCTTCACCGCCTGA